Proteins found in one Pseudorasbora parva isolate DD20220531a chromosome 11, ASM2467924v1, whole genome shotgun sequence genomic segment:
- the si:rp71-1d10.8 gene encoding uncharacterized protein si:rp71-1d10.8 isoform X1 — protein sequence MPSSLEMCPLKAAFSRKMAPNPKQSGKLQRKQQDKRGLKGRKGLKMNRWREDQMKSAIEEYKEQVESGRPVLRLLARKWNVPKTTLQRRVKGLVEGSEHASGRKPVIPVESEQELARLLTLLSQRGFPLRRTNVQAFAFEFAKINGIRGFSEEKQKAGYSWYEGFIKRNPGLKITKSGAISPAERINEEELGKWFREALGIKDVPSHIWKCDLSEPQEDCSSRKMVPNPKQSGKLQRKQQDKRGLKGRKGLKMNRWREDQMKAAIEEYKEQVESGRPVLRLLARKWNVPKTTLQRRVKGLVEGSEHASGRKPVIPVESEQELARLLTLLSQRGFPLRRTNVQAFAFEFAKINGIRGFSEEKQKAGYSWYGGFIKRNPGLKITKSGAISPAERINEEELGKWFRAYEITLDALGIKDVPSHIWKCDLSGLQDDFSQQYVGEGKEPCFQIRTEEEEETASTLLAAFNASGTFAPPLIIFKENRVKSELLNESQESVCVRASNNGWITAELFFEWGEMFVAQLPKDDARPHLLLLDGQSSHIFNLSFFNLMSQNNVEVICCPPQQMASRALFRTLRHNYCEVSCKWNQQCSGMKLPKAHYCSIFTEAWKITATVERAQDEFRAARMFPINELSSIEHDPPSAILSGLENNTPPMEDAAHWSTESGSDEPSAAEVASFKDFVLIQKFNRGIKTPRAKTIAHFHRNTGHLLYNEHVKQKHFKTTSYKCRGCFIKHSADEDPKASEAWIRCSNCKACYHESCADEDGIYEWVYDVDGDDQ from the exons ATGCCTTCcagccttgaaatgtgtcctctgaaggcagcattttccag AAAAATGGCACCTAACCCAAAGCAGTCAGGAAAACTGCAGAGAAAACAGCAAGATAAAAGAGGACTTAAAGGAAGGAAAGGGCTGAAGATGAATCGGTGGAGAGAGGACCAAATGAAATCTGCAATAGAGGAATATAAAGAGCAGGTCGAGTCAGGGAGACCAGTTCTTCGATTGCTCGCAAGGAAGTGGAACGTGCCGAAAACAACCCTTCAAAGGCGCGTGAAAGGGCTTGTTGAGGGATCTGAGCATGCGTCTGGAAGAAAGCCAGTCATCCCTGTTGAATCTGAGCAGGAGTTAGCGCGTCTTCTTACATTGCTTTCACAGAGAGGCTTCCCGTTGAGGAGGACTAATGTTCAGGCTTTTGCCTTTGAGTTTGCCAAGATAAATGGCATCCGAGGGTTTTCAGAAGAGAAGCAAAAGGCGGGATATTCCTGGTACGAGGGCTTTATAAAGCGAAACCCAGGGCTGAAAATAACGAAATCAGGGGCCATATCACCGGCTGAACGGATCAATGAAGAGGAGCTGGGAAAATGGTTCAGAGAGGCCTTGGGAATTAAAGATGTCCCCTCACATATTTGGAAGTGTGATTTATCAGAACCACAAGAAGACTGCTCCTCTCG AAAAATGGTACCTAACCCAAAGCAGTCAGGAAAACTGCAGAGAAAACAGCAAGATAAAAGAGGACTTAAAGGAAGGAAAGGGCTGAAGATGAATCGGTGGAGAGAGGACCAAATGAAAGCTGCAATAGAGGAATATAAAGAGCAGGTCGAGTCAGGGAGACCAGTTCTTCGATTGCTCGCAAGGAAGTGGAACGTGCCGAAAACAACCCTTCAAAGACGCGTGAAAGGGCTTGTTGAGGGATCTGAGCATGCGTCTGGAAGAAAGCCAGTCATCCCTGTTGAATCTGAGCAGGAGTTAGCGCGTCTTCTTACATTGCTTTCACAGAGAGGCTTCCCGTTGAGGAGGACTAATGTTCAGGCTTTTGCCTTTGAGTTTGCCAAGATAAATGGCATCCGAGGGTTTTCAGAAGAGAAGCAAAAGGCGGGATATTCCTGGTACGGGGGCTTTATAAAGCGAAACCCAGGGCTGAAAATAACGAAATCAGGGGCCATATCACCGGCTGAACGGATCAATGAAGAGGAGCTGGGAAAATGGTTCAGAGCATACGAAATCACCCTTGATGCCTTAGGAATTAAAGACGTCCCCTCACATATTTGGAAGTGTGATTTATCAGGACTACAAGATGACTTCTCTCAGCAATATGTCGGAGAAGGTAAAGAGCCCTGCTTTCAGATCAGAactgaggaggaagaggaaacTGCCTCCACATTACTAGCAGCATTCAATGCCAGCGGTACATTTGCTCCTCCACTTAtcatttttaaagaaaacagGGTGAAAAGTGAGCTGTTAAACGAATCCCAGGAAAGCGTTTGCGTGAGAGCATCAAACAATGGGTGGATAACAGCAGAGCTGTTTTTTGAATGGGGTGAAATGTTTGTGGCACAGCTCCCAAAAGATGACGCCAGACCCCACCTTCTGCTCCTCGATGGCCAAAGCAGCCACATATTCAACCTCAGCTTTTTCAATCTCATGAGCCAGAACAACGTTGAAGTCATATGCTGTCCTCCACAACAAATGGCCAGCAGAGCTCTGTTTAGGACTCTCAGACACAACTATTGCGAAGTGAGTTGCAAGTGGAATCAGCAATGCTCAGGCATGAAGCTGCCCAAAGCACATTATTGTTCTATTTTCACGGAAGCATGGAAGATAACTGCCACTGTGGAAAGAGCCCAGGATGAGTTCAGGGCAGCGAGGATGTTCCCGATAAATGAGTTGAGCTCCATTGAGCATGATCCTCCTTCTGCCATCCTGTCGGGTTTGGAAAATAACACGCCGCCCATGGAAGACGCTGCACATTGGAGCACAGAAAGTGGCTCTGATGAGCCCTCAGCTGCTGAAGTGGCATCATTCAAAGACTTCGTATTAATACAAAAATTTAACAGGGGTATAAAGACACCCAGAGCCAAGACAATAGCACATTTCCACAGAAACACAGGACACCTTCTTTATAATGAAcatgtaaaacaaaaacactttaaaacgACCTCCTACAAATGCAGGGGCTGCTTCATAAAACACAGCGCAGATGAGGATCCGAAAGCTTCCGAAGCATGGATCAGATGCAGCAACTGTAAGGCCTGCTACCATGAGTCTTGTGCAGATGAGGATGGGATATATGAATGGGTTTATGATGTAGATGGTGATGATCAGTAA
- the si:rp71-1d10.8 gene encoding uncharacterized protein si:rp71-1d10.8 isoform X2, with the protein MAPNPKQSGKLQRKQQDKRGLKGRKGLKMNRWREDQMKSAIEEYKEQVESGRPVLRLLARKWNVPKTTLQRRVKGLVEGSEHASGRKPVIPVESEQELARLLTLLSQRGFPLRRTNVQAFAFEFAKINGIRGFSEEKQKAGYSWYEGFIKRNPGLKITKSGAISPAERINEEELGKWFREALGIKDVPSHIWKCDLSEPQEDCSSRKMVPNPKQSGKLQRKQQDKRGLKGRKGLKMNRWREDQMKAAIEEYKEQVESGRPVLRLLARKWNVPKTTLQRRVKGLVEGSEHASGRKPVIPVESEQELARLLTLLSQRGFPLRRTNVQAFAFEFAKINGIRGFSEEKQKAGYSWYGGFIKRNPGLKITKSGAISPAERINEEELGKWFRAYEITLDALGIKDVPSHIWKCDLSGLQDDFSQQYVGEGKEPCFQIRTEEEEETASTLLAAFNASGTFAPPLIIFKENRVKSELLNESQESVCVRASNNGWITAELFFEWGEMFVAQLPKDDARPHLLLLDGQSSHIFNLSFFNLMSQNNVEVICCPPQQMASRALFRTLRHNYCEVSCKWNQQCSGMKLPKAHYCSIFTEAWKITATVERAQDEFRAARMFPINELSSIEHDPPSAILSGLENNTPPMEDAAHWSTESGSDEPSAAEVASFKDFVLIQKFNRGIKTPRAKTIAHFHRNTGHLLYNEHVKQKHFKTTSYKCRGCFIKHSADEDPKASEAWIRCSNCKACYHESCADEDGIYEWVYDVDGDDQ; encoded by the exons ATGGCACCTAACCCAAAGCAGTCAGGAAAACTGCAGAGAAAACAGCAAGATAAAAGAGGACTTAAAGGAAGGAAAGGGCTGAAGATGAATCGGTGGAGAGAGGACCAAATGAAATCTGCAATAGAGGAATATAAAGAGCAGGTCGAGTCAGGGAGACCAGTTCTTCGATTGCTCGCAAGGAAGTGGAACGTGCCGAAAACAACCCTTCAAAGGCGCGTGAAAGGGCTTGTTGAGGGATCTGAGCATGCGTCTGGAAGAAAGCCAGTCATCCCTGTTGAATCTGAGCAGGAGTTAGCGCGTCTTCTTACATTGCTTTCACAGAGAGGCTTCCCGTTGAGGAGGACTAATGTTCAGGCTTTTGCCTTTGAGTTTGCCAAGATAAATGGCATCCGAGGGTTTTCAGAAGAGAAGCAAAAGGCGGGATATTCCTGGTACGAGGGCTTTATAAAGCGAAACCCAGGGCTGAAAATAACGAAATCAGGGGCCATATCACCGGCTGAACGGATCAATGAAGAGGAGCTGGGAAAATGGTTCAGAGAGGCCTTGGGAATTAAAGATGTCCCCTCACATATTTGGAAGTGTGATTTATCAGAACCACAAGAAGACTGCTCCTCTCG AAAAATGGTACCTAACCCAAAGCAGTCAGGAAAACTGCAGAGAAAACAGCAAGATAAAAGAGGACTTAAAGGAAGGAAAGGGCTGAAGATGAATCGGTGGAGAGAGGACCAAATGAAAGCTGCAATAGAGGAATATAAAGAGCAGGTCGAGTCAGGGAGACCAGTTCTTCGATTGCTCGCAAGGAAGTGGAACGTGCCGAAAACAACCCTTCAAAGACGCGTGAAAGGGCTTGTTGAGGGATCTGAGCATGCGTCTGGAAGAAAGCCAGTCATCCCTGTTGAATCTGAGCAGGAGTTAGCGCGTCTTCTTACATTGCTTTCACAGAGAGGCTTCCCGTTGAGGAGGACTAATGTTCAGGCTTTTGCCTTTGAGTTTGCCAAGATAAATGGCATCCGAGGGTTTTCAGAAGAGAAGCAAAAGGCGGGATATTCCTGGTACGGGGGCTTTATAAAGCGAAACCCAGGGCTGAAAATAACGAAATCAGGGGCCATATCACCGGCTGAACGGATCAATGAAGAGGAGCTGGGAAAATGGTTCAGAGCATACGAAATCACCCTTGATGCCTTAGGAATTAAAGACGTCCCCTCACATATTTGGAAGTGTGATTTATCAGGACTACAAGATGACTTCTCTCAGCAATATGTCGGAGAAGGTAAAGAGCCCTGCTTTCAGATCAGAactgaggaggaagaggaaacTGCCTCCACATTACTAGCAGCATTCAATGCCAGCGGTACATTTGCTCCTCCACTTAtcatttttaaagaaaacagGGTGAAAAGTGAGCTGTTAAACGAATCCCAGGAAAGCGTTTGCGTGAGAGCATCAAACAATGGGTGGATAACAGCAGAGCTGTTTTTTGAATGGGGTGAAATGTTTGTGGCACAGCTCCCAAAAGATGACGCCAGACCCCACCTTCTGCTCCTCGATGGCCAAAGCAGCCACATATTCAACCTCAGCTTTTTCAATCTCATGAGCCAGAACAACGTTGAAGTCATATGCTGTCCTCCACAACAAATGGCCAGCAGAGCTCTGTTTAGGACTCTCAGACACAACTATTGCGAAGTGAGTTGCAAGTGGAATCAGCAATGCTCAGGCATGAAGCTGCCCAAAGCACATTATTGTTCTATTTTCACGGAAGCATGGAAGATAACTGCCACTGTGGAAAGAGCCCAGGATGAGTTCAGGGCAGCGAGGATGTTCCCGATAAATGAGTTGAGCTCCATTGAGCATGATCCTCCTTCTGCCATCCTGTCGGGTTTGGAAAATAACACGCCGCCCATGGAAGACGCTGCACATTGGAGCACAGAAAGTGGCTCTGATGAGCCCTCAGCTGCTGAAGTGGCATCATTCAAAGACTTCGTATTAATACAAAAATTTAACAGGGGTATAAAGACACCCAGAGCCAAGACAATAGCACATTTCCACAGAAACACAGGACACCTTCTTTATAATGAAcatgtaaaacaaaaacactttaaaacgACCTCCTACAAATGCAGGGGCTGCTTCATAAAACACAGCGCAGATGAGGATCCGAAAGCTTCCGAAGCATGGATCAGATGCAGCAACTGTAAGGCCTGCTACCATGAGTCTTGTGCAGATGAGGATGGGATATATGAATGGGTTTATGATGTAGATGGTGATGATCAGTAA
- the si:rp71-1d10.8 gene encoding uncharacterized protein si:rp71-1d10.8 isoform X3, which yields MPSSLEMCPLKAAFSRKMAPNPKQSGKLQRKQQDKRGLKGRKGLKMNRWREDQMKSAIEEYKEQVESGRPVLRLLARKWNVPKTTLQRRVKGLVEGSEHASGRKPVIPVESEQELARLLTLLSQRGFPLRRTNVQAFAFEFAKINGIRGFSEEKQKAGYSWYEGFIKRNPGLKITKSEPQEDCSSRKMVPNPKQSGKLQRKQQDKRGLKGRKGLKMNRWREDQMKAAIEEYKEQVESGRPVLRLLARKWNVPKTTLQRRVKGLVEGSEHASGRKPVIPVESEQELARLLTLLSQRGFPLRRTNVQAFAFEFAKINGIRGFSEEKQKAGYSWYGGFIKRNPGLKITKSGAISPAERINEEELGKWFRAYEITLDALGIKDVPSHIWKCDLSGLQDDFSQQYVGEGKEPCFQIRTEEEEETASTLLAAFNASGTFAPPLIIFKENRVKSELLNESQESVCVRASNNGWITAELFFEWGEMFVAQLPKDDARPHLLLLDGQSSHIFNLSFFNLMSQNNVEVICCPPQQMASRALFRTLRHNYCEVSCKWNQQCSGMKLPKAHYCSIFTEAWKITATVERAQDEFRAARMFPINELSSIEHDPPSAILSGLENNTPPMEDAAHWSTESGSDEPSAAEVASFKDFVLIQKFNRGIKTPRAKTIAHFHRNTGHLLYNEHVKQKHFKTTSYKCRGCFIKHSADEDPKASEAWIRCSNCKACYHESCADEDGIYEWVYDVDGDDQ from the exons ATGCCTTCcagccttgaaatgtgtcctctgaaggcagcattttccag AAAAATGGCACCTAACCCAAAGCAGTCAGGAAAACTGCAGAGAAAACAGCAAGATAAAAGAGGACTTAAAGGAAGGAAAGGGCTGAAGATGAATCGGTGGAGAGAGGACCAAATGAAATCTGCAATAGAGGAATATAAAGAGCAGGTCGAGTCAGGGAGACCAGTTCTTCGATTGCTCGCAAGGAAGTGGAACGTGCCGAAAACAACCCTTCAAAGGCGCGTGAAAGGGCTTGTTGAGGGATCTGAGCATGCGTCTGGAAGAAAGCCAGTCATCCCTGTTGAATCTGAGCAGGAGTTAGCGCGTCTTCTTACATTGCTTTCACAGAGAGGCTTCCCGTTGAGGAGGACTAATGTTCAGGCTTTTGCCTTTGAGTTTGCCAAGATAAATGGCATCCGAGGGTTTTCAGAAGAGAAGCAAAAGGCGGGATATTCCTGGTACGAGGGCTTTATAAAGCGAAACCCAGGGCTGAAAATAACGAAATCAG AACCACAAGAAGACTGCTCCTCTCG AAAAATGGTACCTAACCCAAAGCAGTCAGGAAAACTGCAGAGAAAACAGCAAGATAAAAGAGGACTTAAAGGAAGGAAAGGGCTGAAGATGAATCGGTGGAGAGAGGACCAAATGAAAGCTGCAATAGAGGAATATAAAGAGCAGGTCGAGTCAGGGAGACCAGTTCTTCGATTGCTCGCAAGGAAGTGGAACGTGCCGAAAACAACCCTTCAAAGACGCGTGAAAGGGCTTGTTGAGGGATCTGAGCATGCGTCTGGAAGAAAGCCAGTCATCCCTGTTGAATCTGAGCAGGAGTTAGCGCGTCTTCTTACATTGCTTTCACAGAGAGGCTTCCCGTTGAGGAGGACTAATGTTCAGGCTTTTGCCTTTGAGTTTGCCAAGATAAATGGCATCCGAGGGTTTTCAGAAGAGAAGCAAAAGGCGGGATATTCCTGGTACGGGGGCTTTATAAAGCGAAACCCAGGGCTGAAAATAACGAAATCAGGGGCCATATCACCGGCTGAACGGATCAATGAAGAGGAGCTGGGAAAATGGTTCAGAGCATACGAAATCACCCTTGATGCCTTAGGAATTAAAGACGTCCCCTCACATATTTGGAAGTGTGATTTATCAGGACTACAAGATGACTTCTCTCAGCAATATGTCGGAGAAGGTAAAGAGCCCTGCTTTCAGATCAGAactgaggaggaagaggaaacTGCCTCCACATTACTAGCAGCATTCAATGCCAGCGGTACATTTGCTCCTCCACTTAtcatttttaaagaaaacagGGTGAAAAGTGAGCTGTTAAACGAATCCCAGGAAAGCGTTTGCGTGAGAGCATCAAACAATGGGTGGATAACAGCAGAGCTGTTTTTTGAATGGGGTGAAATGTTTGTGGCACAGCTCCCAAAAGATGACGCCAGACCCCACCTTCTGCTCCTCGATGGCCAAAGCAGCCACATATTCAACCTCAGCTTTTTCAATCTCATGAGCCAGAACAACGTTGAAGTCATATGCTGTCCTCCACAACAAATGGCCAGCAGAGCTCTGTTTAGGACTCTCAGACACAACTATTGCGAAGTGAGTTGCAAGTGGAATCAGCAATGCTCAGGCATGAAGCTGCCCAAAGCACATTATTGTTCTATTTTCACGGAAGCATGGAAGATAACTGCCACTGTGGAAAGAGCCCAGGATGAGTTCAGGGCAGCGAGGATGTTCCCGATAAATGAGTTGAGCTCCATTGAGCATGATCCTCCTTCTGCCATCCTGTCGGGTTTGGAAAATAACACGCCGCCCATGGAAGACGCTGCACATTGGAGCACAGAAAGTGGCTCTGATGAGCCCTCAGCTGCTGAAGTGGCATCATTCAAAGACTTCGTATTAATACAAAAATTTAACAGGGGTATAAAGACACCCAGAGCCAAGACAATAGCACATTTCCACAGAAACACAGGACACCTTCTTTATAATGAAcatgtaaaacaaaaacactttaaaacgACCTCCTACAAATGCAGGGGCTGCTTCATAAAACACAGCGCAGATGAGGATCCGAAAGCTTCCGAAGCATGGATCAGATGCAGCAACTGTAAGGCCTGCTACCATGAGTCTTGTGCAGATGAGGATGGGATATATGAATGGGTTTATGATGTAGATGGTGATGATCAGTAA